The Pyxidicoccus sp. MSG2 DNA segment AGGGGCTGGTGCTCACAGCCGCCGGCTGTGCCGCGCCGTCCTCGCTGCGCCGCACCGTCGCCCCGCGTCCCGCGCCCACGCTGCCGCTGGGGGCCCAGTTCGGCGACGTGCGGGCCGGCGCCGTCACGGTGTGGGGGAAGGCGGACCGGGTCGCGCAGTTGGTGGTGGAGTGGAGCGAGGACCCCCGGCTCCAGAAAGGCGTGCACCGCGTGGAGGGGCCGGTGCTGAGTGGCGTCTCGGACTTCACCGGCGTGGTGGACCTCACCGGGCTGCCGGCCGGACGCGAGGTGCACGTGCGGGTGCTCGCGGACGACGGTGGCCGCGCGGGCGAGGCGTGGCAGGGGCGTCTCCTCACGGCGCCGGACAGCCCCCGGGACATCCACTTCACGTGGAGCGCGGACGTGTGCGGGCAGGGCTGGGGCATCAACCCCGAGTGGGGCGGCTACAAGGGCTATGGCGCCATGCGCGCGCTCCGTCCCGACTTCTTCCTGCACGTGGGGGACGCCATCTACGCGGACAACCCGCTGCAGCCCGAGGTGCCGCTCGCGGACGGGCGTGTGTGGCGCAACCGCGTGACGCCCGCGAAGGCGAAGGTGGCCGAGACGCTGGAGGAGTTCCGCGGCAACTTCGCCTACAACTTGCTGGACGAGGAACTGCGTGCCTTCGCCCGCGAGGTGCCCATTGCGTACCAGTGGGACGACCACGAGGTGCGCAACAACTGGTACCCGGGCCGGAGCCTCGCGGATGACGCGCGCTACACGCAGGTGTCGGACGCGGGCGTGCTGGGGACGCGGGCCCGGCAGGCCTTCTTCGAGTATTCGCCGGTAGGTGGCGCCGCGCGGACCGAGGGACGCATCCACCGGCAGCTCGCGTACGGGCCGCACCTGGACGTGTTCATCCCGGACGTGCGCGCCTTTCGCGGGCCCAACACCGTCAACCGCCAGGAGCGCCCCGGCGCGGAGACGTCCTTCCTGGGGCGCGCGCAGCTGGACGGCCTGAAGGAGGCGCTGGCCGCATCCACCGCGACGTGGAAGGTGATTGCCACCAGCATGCCGCTGGGGCTCATCGTCCCCGACGGCCAGCACTCGGACGGCTACCACATGGAGGCGTGGGCCAATGGTCCCGGAGCGCCGCTGGGCCGGGAGCTGGAGCTGGCCGAGCTGTTGTCCTTCCTCAAGGCCCGTCGGGTGCGCAACGTGCTCTTCCTCACCGCGGACGTGCACTATCCGGCCGCGCACCACTACCACCCGGACCGCGCGCGCTTCCGCGACTTCGACCCGTTCTGGGAGTTCGTCGCGGGGCCGCTGCACGCGGGCACCTTCGGTCCCAACCCGTTGGACGACACCTTCGGCCCCGAGGTCCGCTGGCAGCGCCCCGCCACCGGGGACAACCCGGCGCCGTGGGAAGGGCAGCAGTACTTCGGCAGTGTCCGCATCCTCGGGAAGAGTGGCGCGCTCACCGTGGCCCTGCACGACCTCACCGGCGCGGTGCTGCATCAGGTGGAGCTGGAGCCCCGGTCATGAGCTCGGTGGCGCTCCTCGCCGTGGTGGCGGCCCTGGCCGGTGTGCTCGGAAGGTGGTGGTGGCGCTCCCAGGAGAAGGGCTCGGACCCGAGCCGCTGCGACCGTTGTGGGAAGGCGCGCGTGCTGCTCGACGAGGAGACGGAGGACGCGCACCTCGACGAGGGACAACGGCATGAGGAGCGGCTCGGCACGGCGGACTATCACGTCTGGTGGTGTGAGGCGTGTGAGCGGGGCACGGTGGTGCGCCATGCGCTGGAATCCACCACGCGCCGGGTGGCCTGCGAGAAGTGCGGGCACGACGCGGCCCAGGAAGTCACCCGGACGGTGAGCCCCGCCACGCATGCCCAGGGCGGCGAGTTCCAGGTCCGCCTCTCGTGCGGAGGCTGCGGCCACACGCAGCGGTTCTGGCGCTACACGCCTCGCGTGCGCGCGTCCTGAGTCCTCACGCCGTCAGCACGAGCTTGACGATTTCGGGGGGACTGCCGACGCGCATCGGTGGGCCCCAGAAGCCGCAGCCCCGGCTGACGTAGATGTGCGAGTCGCCGTGTCGGTAGAGCCCCGCGGCGTGCTCCCAGGCGAGCCCGATGAAGAACGTCATCGGCACGAGCTGCCCGCCATGCGTGTGGCCCGAAATCTGGAGGTCCATGCCGCGCTCGGCGGCGACGGTGAAGTTCGCCGGCTGGTGTGCGAGCAGCACCGCGGCGCGGTCCGGGTCTCTCCCGTCGAGCGCCCGGTCCAGGTCATAGCCCTGCTTGTTCCCCCGCCGCCCGCCGCTCCAGTCATCCACGCCCACCAGGTCCAGCGAGGCACCCGTGTCACCGATGCGCACGTGGCGGTTGCGCAGCACCTGGATGCCGAGCGATTGGAGGAACTCCGTCCACGCGTCGTCGCCCGAGTAATAGTCGTGGTTGCCGGTGACGAAGAAGCTGCCGTAGCGCGACTTCAACCCCGAGAGCGCGGAGACGGCGCCGCCCAGGGTGGGCACGTCGCCGTCCACCAGGTCGCCGGTGATGGCGAAGAGGTCCGGCCGGAGTGCGTTGGCCTGCTCGACGAGCGCGTCCATGTATCGGCGCCGGATGAAGGGACCCACGTGGATGTCCGTGAGCTGGACGAGGGTGAGCCCGTCCAGCGCCCGGGGCAGCTTCGGAATCTTCACCGCGAGCTCGGTGACGAGCGGCGGGGAGAAGGCCCGCCAGCTCCCGTACGCGGCCATGCCACCGCCCGCGATGAACGCGCCGCCCGCCAGGGTCCGCGCGAGGAAGCGGCGCCGGTGCTCATCCATCGCCGGAGCAGGGGCGGGCGATTGCTCCGGGCCCACCGTGCCGGAGGCTGTCGTGGGAGGCGCGGCCTTTCGGGACTGGAACCACCACGCCACCGCGAGGAACCCATGGCCGAGGTCCAGCACGAGGAGCGCGACGACGAGGCAGAGGGCCACGCCCATCCACGTGAACATCGCGACGACGACGAGCTCGGCGAGGTGCTCCGGCAGTGCATCCACGAAGGTGCGCCGCGCCATCAGCACCAGCGTCAGGAGCGTGAGCACGGCCAGCGCGAGGAGCCTTGGCAGGCGGCCGTGCACGAGCCGGCGCACGAGGCGCCGGTACAGGTACAGGTGGCCCAGCACGGCGCCGAGCCCGATGAGCAGGGAGAAGGAGAGAATCCGGAACGACATTCGGTGGAACCCGCGGGGAACGAGGGGGAGGGTACCACGGACGGAGACCCCTCCCGCGCCGGGCGTCGGTCATGGACAGAGGCGCCGTCCGCGGGGGAGGTCGATGTTCAACGACACACCCGCTCGCGCGGCTACATTCCCGCCGCCAGGCCCGGACGGGTCATTCAGGAGCATTCATGGACAAGGTCATCGTCATCACGGGAGCGAGTGCGGGCATCGGCGCGGAGCTGGCGCGGCAGTTGGGCGCGAAGGGCGCGAAGCTGGTGCTGGCCGCGCGCAGGAAGCCGGAGCTGGAGGCCGCCACGGCGCGCGCGGGCAGCGAGGCCCTCTCCGTGGTCACCGATGCCACGCGGCGGGAGGACATGGAGCGACTGCGGGACGCGGCGCTGGGGCGCTTCGGGCGCATCGACGTCTGGGTGAACAACGCGGGGCGCGGCATCACCCGCTCGGTGGCGGAGCTGACCGACGAGGACATGGACTCCATGTGGCGCGACAACGTGAAGAGCGCGCTCTACGGGATGCAGGCGGTGCTGCCGCACTTCCAGTCGAGGAACGCGGGGCAGATCGTGAACATCTCCAGTGGGCTGGCGCGCCTTCCGCTCGCGTCCTTCCGCTCGGCGTACAGCGCGGCGAAGCATGCGCTCAACGGGCTCAGCGCGTGCCTGCGCATGGAGCTGTTGCAGACACACCCGGGCATCATGGTGACGGTGGTGATGCCCGGCATCGTCGCCACCGAATTCGGCACGAACGCGCTCGGGGGAGGCCCCGACTCACGCGTGCTCCCGGGAGCGCAGAGCGTCGAGGACGCCACGAAGGTCATCGTCGACGTCATCGAGAAGCCGCGCCCGGAGGTCTACACGCAGCCGAACATGCAGGCGGACGTCGAGCGCTACTACCACGACGTCGGCGCTTTCGAGGCGCAGGCCGCCGCGCGGTTCCGCCGCTGAGGCGCCCGTTGAAGGCAGGCCAGGCGAACCTGGCCTGCACCGGGTGACCTCCGTCCAGCGGTCCCTGGCTGCTTCAGTGCGGCTGCTTCTTCGCCTTGAACTCGCTGGCCCAGCGTCCCACCGTGGACATCACCTGGTCCTGCAAGGTCAATGGCAGGGATGCCTGGGCACTCGGCTTCGAGCTGGCGCCCTTCCGCGTGGGAATGACGGCCTCCGCCTGGCCCTTCTTGCGGACGAACATCCGGGGCTCGGCCACGGGACGCGCGGCCACGGCGGGGGCTTCTTCCCGCTGGCGCTCTCCGCGGCGCTTCCGGGGCGGGATGACATCCGGCACGCTGTGCGGAGCGGCGTTCTCCACCCACTCGGCGTGGAGGCGATGGGAGGCAATCATCTGGCGCCGGCGCTGGGCGTGAATCACGCAGTAGCCGAGGCTTCCACGTGGAAGCTTGCAGTTGATGACCGCGCAGGCCGGTGGTGGCGGCGCGACGGGCCTGACAGGCGGAGCCGGGGCGCGCGCGGGAACAGGCGTGCGCGGGAGCTTGCCGGACAGCCCGTCCGCGATGCGGAGCAGGGCGGCCGCCAGCTCGGAGACCGGTCCCGCGAGCTCATCGCGGAAGACGGCCCGCAGGGCCTCCTCGAAAGGAACCGGGCCGGGGGCGGCCGCCTTCGTGGGAGCACGGGGCTTGGATGGACGTGAGGGTCGCGAGGTACGGGGATGAGGGACTCGAGCTCTGGCTTTGGGCATGTGAGGCTTTGGCCGCCTTCACGCGAACGTAGAGGCTGGCGGGGAGAGGACAGCGGGAACAGCCCTCCAAGACGTCAGGCCTACCCTGGCCGATGTGCCCGGAGAGGGCAAGGCCCGAGGGAATGTATCGTTCTGAACCACGTGCCGGCGCTGTTCAAGGGCTCGCGGCGTGGGCGGCCGGGCGCTCTTCCGGGAAGGGCTGCCCGAGGGGCAGGTTCGGGGGAGGGAACTGGGCGAGGCTGAGTGTGAAGCAGGTCCCCCTGCCGGGCTCGCTCTCCACGGAGATGGTGCCCCCATGCGCGCGGACGATGCCGTGGGCGACGGCCAGCCCCAGGCCCATGCCCGCTCCCACCTGCTTCGTGGTGAAGAAGGGCTGGAACAGGTTCTTCAGCGTGACCGCATCCATCCCCACGCCCGTGTCGCGGACGGTGATGCGGATCCGCTCCCCGTCCAGCGCGGTCGTCACCGTGACGGAGCCCGTCTCCCCAATCGCCTCCGCCGCGTTGATCATCAGGTTGACCAGGACCTGGGCAATCTGCCGGGGCCGGCCGAGGAGGTGTGGAAGCTGGGCCAATTCCAGCCGCAGCTCCCGGTCATGCGTGAAGCGGCTCTGGGCGATGCGCGCCGCCGCGCGAATCTCCTCGTTGAGGTCGTACTCCACCAGGCTCTCCGGGTCGCCCCGGGCGAAGCGGCGCAGGTCGGCGACGATGGAGTTGACGCGCCTGAGTCCGTCGAGCGTCGCGGGCAGGATGTCCCGCCGGTACTCCTCGAGCAGCTCGGGGGTGGTGCCGAGGCGCGGCAGGTCCGCCATCAGGTCCTTGAGGTTGCTGGTGACGTAGCTCATCGGGTTGTTGATTTCGTGGGCAATGCCCGCCGAGAGCAGGCCCAGGCTGGAGAGCTTCTCCTGCATCACCGCCCGCTGGTGCAGGGCCTCCATTTCGAGGTGTGCCTGCTGCAACTGGGCATTCTGTTCCTCCCGCTCCCGCAGCATGCTCTCGATGAAGCCCTGCCGGGCCTGGGCGAGGAGGTAACAGATGCCGGTGAGCGCGCTGAAGCCCAGTGGCAGCGCCACGGACACACCCTCCATGAGCGCCACGGCGTCGACGACCACCACGAGGAACGCGAGGTTGAGCCAGGCCTGCCGCGCTCGATTCTCGTCGGTAATCATCGCGTTGAAGGGGAGCCACAGCCAGAGGGCGAGCGGCCAGGCCTGCAGGTGTCCCATCAGGAGCAGGCCCAGGGTGTTCCCCGCGATGCGCACCCGTTCGCCGGGCGTGCCTCCGATGCGGCTGATGAGCCATCGGTCCACCCAGGTATTGAAGACGACCTTGGCGACCAGGATGGCGACCACCTCGGCGACCTCGTACCCGTGGCCATAGCTGGTGGCGACCTGCAGCACGCAGAGCGAGGCCGCGCCAATCAACGCCCGGATGTCGAAGTTGCGCCGGGCCTGCTCCGAGTGGGACAGCGCCGCGGGGCTCATGACCGTTCCCCCGTCGGGGTGGAGGCTTTTCGCGCTGCTCGGGCGTCGCTCGGTGTGAGCATGGCGCGGATGGCGGGGGCCAGGGTGTCATTGTCCCAGGGCTTGCAGATGAACCGGGAGATCTCCCCGTCCTGGAGGGGCGCCATCACAGACACGAGGTCGGAGTAGCCGGAGAGGATGATGCGCAGCGTCCTCGGAAGTCGCCGCCGGACCTCCGCGAGCAATTGGGCGCCATTCATTCGCGGCATCCGGAAGTCGGTGAGCACGACGTCGGGACGGAAGGTGTCGAGCACGAGGAGCGCTTCCGGGCCTCCCTCGGCGGTTTCGACCGCGAAGCCCTCTCGCCGGAACAGCCGGCCCAACGACCTGCACACCTGGACTTCGTCGTCGACGATGAGAATTCTATCCACGGAGAGCCCCCCACTCGAACCGAGAGTGCTGCTCGTTCCGCAATCATAGACGCGGTCCAGGGGCCCTGGGTGCCCACCCCCGCGGAGGGTGTCGCGCATTCAACCCGGCCCCTCCCGGAGATGGCGAAGGTGACCCATCCCCGAGGTACGAGCCTGCCGTCGCTCAGCGCACCTGCGTGTCGAGGCTACGGCTTGGGGATGATGATCAGATCCTCATCCTGCTCCAGGCGGTACATCCCGTCAGGGCCCCGGCAGCGCTCGGCGTGGACGCGAATCTTCTCATCGAGCCCGCGCACCTCGTCCTCGCTCAGCGCCGCGAGCTGCGCCGCCGTGAAGCAGCCTTCCAGCACGAAGAAGCGACAGAGCGTGTACATCTCCTCGAACGTCTTCGTGAAGAAGCCGCTCATGGTCGGGATGACCTCGTGCGGCAGCCCCTTCTGCTTCACCGTGGCGACCAGGTGCTCGCCGAAGAGCAGGGTGTCCGAGAAGTCGCGACACAGCTCGTAGGTCGGCCCTCGGGCGGCGGCCATGACGATGAGGCAGTAGCCCCCGGGACGCACGAACGAGAGCAGCCTGTCGATGAACCCTCCCCAGTCGGAGAGGGGCACGTGGTACAGGACGTGCGAGCACAGGACGAGCTCGAACTGCTCGGATGACTGGTAGCGCTCGAAGGGCTCCAGGAGGATCTTCGCCTTGCCGTGGTTGAAGCCGGCAATCTGGTCCCGGTTGGGTTCGAGCAGGGTGAGCAGGTCGAAGTGCGGCGCGAGCCGCTCGGCCACCTTGCCCGACCCCGCGCCCACGTCCAGCAGCGAGGGTTGCTTCGGCAGCTGGGGGAGGATTCGCTGTTCGACGACCTGCCCGATGTTCTCGGGGTGCCGGGCGGTGGCAGCGAGCACGCGGAACGCCGTGGCGTAG contains these protein-coding regions:
- a CDS encoding alkaline phosphatase D family protein codes for the protein MPVLPRRTLLQGLVLTAAGCAAPSSLRRTVAPRPAPTLPLGAQFGDVRAGAVTVWGKADRVAQLVVEWSEDPRLQKGVHRVEGPVLSGVSDFTGVVDLTGLPAGREVHVRVLADDGGRAGEAWQGRLLTAPDSPRDIHFTWSADVCGQGWGINPEWGGYKGYGAMRALRPDFFLHVGDAIYADNPLQPEVPLADGRVWRNRVTPAKAKVAETLEEFRGNFAYNLLDEELRAFAREVPIAYQWDDHEVRNNWYPGRSLADDARYTQVSDAGVLGTRARQAFFEYSPVGGAARTEGRIHRQLAYGPHLDVFIPDVRAFRGPNTVNRQERPGAETSFLGRAQLDGLKEALAASTATWKVIATSMPLGLIVPDGQHSDGYHMEAWANGPGAPLGRELELAELLSFLKARRVRNVLFLTADVHYPAAHHYHPDRARFRDFDPFWEFVAGPLHAGTFGPNPLDDTFGPEVRWQRPATGDNPAPWEGQQYFGSVRILGKSGALTVALHDLTGAVLHQVELEPRS
- a CDS encoding metallophosphoesterase codes for the protein MSFRILSFSLLIGLGAVLGHLYLYRRLVRRLVHGRLPRLLALAVLTLLTLVLMARRTFVDALPEHLAELVVVAMFTWMGVALCLVVALLVLDLGHGFLAVAWWFQSRKAAPPTTASGTVGPEQSPAPAPAMDEHRRRFLARTLAGGAFIAGGGMAAYGSWRAFSPPLVTELAVKIPKLPRALDGLTLVQLTDIHVGPFIRRRYMDALVEQANALRPDLFAITGDLVDGDVPTLGGAVSALSGLKSRYGSFFVTGNHDYYSGDDAWTEFLQSLGIQVLRNRHVRIGDTGASLDLVGVDDWSGGRRGNKQGYDLDRALDGRDPDRAAVLLAHQPANFTVAAERGMDLQISGHTHGGQLVPMTFFIGLAWEHAAGLYRHGDSHIYVSRGCGFWGPPMRVGSPPEIVKLVLTA
- a CDS encoding SDR family oxidoreductase, which gives rise to MDKVIVITGASAGIGAELARQLGAKGAKLVLAARRKPELEAATARAGSEALSVVTDATRREDMERLRDAALGRFGRIDVWVNNAGRGITRSVAELTDEDMDSMWRDNVKSALYGMQAVLPHFQSRNAGQIVNISSGLARLPLASFRSAYSAAKHALNGLSACLRMELLQTHPGIMVTVVMPGIVATEFGTNALGGGPDSRVLPGAQSVEDATKVIVDVIEKPRPEVYTQPNMQADVERYYHDVGAFEAQAAARFRR
- a CDS encoding cell wall protein, encoding MIHAQRRRQMIASHRLHAEWVENAAPHSVPDVIPPRKRRGERQREEAPAVAARPVAEPRMFVRKKGQAEAVIPTRKGASSKPSAQASLPLTLQDQVMSTVGRWASEFKAKKQPH
- a CDS encoding sensor histidine kinase, which translates into the protein MSPAALSHSEQARRNFDIRALIGAASLCVLQVATSYGHGYEVAEVVAILVAKVVFNTWVDRWLISRIGGTPGERVRIAGNTLGLLLMGHLQAWPLALWLWLPFNAMITDENRARQAWLNLAFLVVVVDAVALMEGVSVALPLGFSALTGICYLLAQARQGFIESMLREREEQNAQLQQAHLEMEALHQRAVMQEKLSSLGLLSAGIAHEINNPMSYVTSNLKDLMADLPRLGTTPELLEEYRRDILPATLDGLRRVNSIVADLRRFARGDPESLVEYDLNEEIRAAARIAQSRFTHDRELRLELAQLPHLLGRPRQIAQVLVNLMINAAEAIGETGSVTVTTALDGERIRITVRDTGVGMDAVTLKNLFQPFFTTKQVGAGMGLGLAVAHGIVRAHGGTISVESEPGRGTCFTLSLAQFPPPNLPLGQPFPEERPAAHAASP
- a CDS encoding response regulator, translated to MDRILIVDDEVQVCRSLGRLFRREGFAVETAEGGPEALLVLDTFRPDVVLTDFRMPRMNGAQLLAEVRRRLPRTLRIILSGYSDLVSVMAPLQDGEISRFICKPWDNDTLAPAIRAMLTPSDARAARKASTPTGERS
- a CDS encoding class I SAM-dependent methyltransferase, with amino-acid sequence MGITMSPQDYATAFRVLAATARHPENIGQVVEQRILPQLPKQPSLLDVGAGSGKVAERLAPHFDLLTLLEPNRDQIAGFNHGKAKILLEPFERYQSSEQFELVLCSHVLYHVPLSDWGGFIDRLLSFVRPGGYCLIVMAAARGPTYELCRDFSDTLLFGEHLVATVKQKGLPHEVIPTMSGFFTKTFEEMYTLCRFFVLEGCFTAAQLAALSEDEVRGLDEKIRVHAERCRGPDGMYRLEQDEDLIIIPKP